The Neofelis nebulosa isolate mNeoNeb1 chromosome 16, mNeoNeb1.pri, whole genome shotgun sequence genome includes a window with the following:
- the ADPRM gene encoding manganese-dependent ADP-ribose/CDP-alcohol diphosphatase, whose product MDDKPGPGPLSETSEFLFSFGVIADIQYADLEDGYNFQGNRRRYYRHSLLHLQGAIEHWNTEGSPPRCVLQLGDIIDGYNAQYKASEKSLELVMNTFQMLKVPVHHTWGNHEFYNFSRNYLTNSKLNTKFLEDQIVHHPETVPSENYYAYHFVPFPQFRFILLDAYDLSVLGVDQSSAKYQQCLKILKGHNPNSELNSPQGLSEPQFVQFNGGFSQEQLNWLNEVLTFSDRNQEKVVIVSHLPIYPEASDSVCLAWNYRDALAVIWSHRCVVCFFAGHTHDGGYSEDPFGVHHVNLEGVIETAPDSQAFGTVYVYPDKMMLKGRGRVPDRIMNYKRENAFRC is encoded by the exons ATGGATGATAAGCCCGGTCCTGGACCACTGAGTGAGACTTCagaatttctcttctcctttggaGTTATAGCAGATATTCAGTATGCTGACCTAGAAGATGGCTATAATTTCCAAGGAAACAGACGGCGATACTACAGACACAGTCTGCTCCACTTACAAGGTGCTATCGAGCACTGGAATACAGAAGGCAGCCCGCCCCGCTGTGTACTTCAGCTTGGAGACATCATTGACGGATATAACGCGCAGTATAAAGCCTCTGAAAAGTCGCTGGAACTTGTTATGAACACATTCCAGATGCTTAAAGTTCCCGTTCATCATACATGGGGGAACCACGAGTTCTATAACTTCAGCAGAAACTACTTAACAAATTCTAAACTTAACACAAAGTTTCTGGAAGACCAGATTGTGCACCATCCCGAGACCGTGCCTTCAGAGAACTACTATGCTTATCATTTTGTACCGTTCCCTCAATTCCGGTTCATTTTACTGGATGCTTACGACTTGAGCGTCTTGGGCGTGGATCAGTCCTCTGCAAAATACCAGCAGTGTCTGAAGATACTGAAGGGTCACAATCCAAACTCGGAATTGAATAGTCCTCAAG GACTGTCTGAGCCCCAGTTTGTCCAGTTCAATGGAGGATTCAGCCAAGAGCAGCTGAACTGGTTGAACGAAGTCCTCACCTTCTCGGACAGAAACCAGGAAAAGGTGGTGATTGTGA GCCATCTTCCCATTTACCCAGAGGCCTCTGACAGTGTGTGCCTGGCCTGGAATTACAGAGACGCGCTGGCCGTCATTTGGTCCCACAGGTGTGTCGTGTGTTTCTTCGCCGGTCACACTCACGATGGTGGCTACTCCGAGGATCCTTTCGGTGTGCACCACGTCAACCTAGAAGGGGTCATAGAGACGGCGCCGGACAGCCAGGCTTTTGGCACCGTTTATGTCTACCCTGACAAGATGATGTtgaaagggaggggcagggttCCGGACAGGATCATGAATTATAAGAGGGAGAACGCCTTCCGGTGTTAG
- the TMEM220 gene encoding transmembrane protein 220, giving the protein MAPAAGRWAPGLWRACNGLMAAFFALAALVQVNDPDAELWMVVYMIPAVLTLLVGLNPLVTGNIIWKSISAIHTFLCILWAVGLAGHLWLHSQQNVLHEEEGRELFGLVIITAWMSLCHSSSKNPVGGRIQLATAIVIALFPFLSWVYIYINKEMRSSWPTHCKTVL; this is encoded by the exons ATGGCGCCTGCAGCGGGACGCTGGGCCCCCGGCCTGTGGCGGGCCTGCAACGGGCTCATGGCCGCCTTCTTCGCGCTGGCGGCCTTGGTGCAG GTGAACGATCCAGATGCAGAACTGTGGATG GTGGTGTACATGATCCCTGCTGTGCTGACCTTGCTTGTTGGACTTAACCCCCTTGTCACGG GCAACATCATTTGGAAGAGTATCTCTGCTATACACACATTCCTGTGTATCCTGTGGGCTGTCGGCTTGGCGGGCCACCTCTGGCTTCATTCACAACAGAACGTCTTACATGAGGAAGAAGGCAG GGAACTGTTTGGTCTGGTGATTATCACAGCATGGATGAGCCTATGTCACAGTTCATCAAA GAATCCAGTTGGTGGAAGAATTCAGTTGGCTACTGCCATTGTAATCGctctcttcccatttctctcttgGGTCTACATATACATAAACAAGGAGATGCGGTCCTCCTGGCCAACTCACTGCAAGACAGTACTTTAA